A genomic segment from Halogeometricum sp. S3BR5-2 encodes:
- a CDS encoding uroporphyrinogen-III synthase — protein MSRSRQVRVAVFRPDDDRMRDAVELLDSLGATPVPDPMLAVEPTGATPEEAEYVVLTSKTGVELLAEAGWSPGDATLVCIGPSTAGSAREAGWTVDIVPEEYTSAGLVERLRDEVAGARVEVARSDHGSSVLLDGLREAGAEVHETVLYRLSAPEGAGQSTVMAAGGELEGVCFSSSLTVENFLAAAEARGVREEAIEGLNDAVVGVIGPPTRETAESYGIEVDVVPENADFEELACAVVEAAAPTYRE, from the coding sequence GTGAGCCGGAGCCGACAGGTCCGCGTGGCCGTCTTCCGCCCGGACGACGACCGGATGCGCGACGCCGTGGAACTGCTCGACTCCCTCGGCGCGACGCCGGTGCCGGACCCGATGCTCGCCGTCGAACCGACGGGCGCGACGCCCGAGGAGGCGGAGTACGTCGTCCTGACGAGCAAGACGGGCGTGGAACTGCTCGCGGAGGCGGGATGGTCGCCCGGCGACGCGACGCTTGTCTGTATCGGCCCGTCGACGGCCGGGAGCGCCCGCGAGGCGGGCTGGACCGTCGATATCGTCCCCGAGGAGTACACCTCCGCGGGACTGGTCGAACGCCTTCGGGACGAGGTGGCGGGCGCGAGGGTGGAAGTCGCACGGAGCGACCACGGCAGCAGCGTGCTCCTCGACGGTCTGCGCGAGGCCGGCGCCGAGGTACACGAGACGGTGCTGTATCGACTCAGCGCGCCGGAGGGTGCCGGGCAGTCGACGGTGATGGCCGCCGGCGGCGAACTAGAAGGGGTTTGCTTCAGTTCTTCGCTGACCGTGGAGAACTTCCTCGCCGCGGCCGAAGCGCGGGGCGTGCGCGAGGAAGCCATCGAGGGTCTGAACGACGCCGTCGTGGGTGTCATCGGCCCGCCAACGCGCGAGACGGCCGAGTCGTACGGTATCGAGGTCGACGTGGTGCCCGAGAACGCGGACTTCGAGGAACTGGCGTGCGCCGTGGTGGAAGCGGCGGCGCCGACGTACCGCGAGTGA
- a CDS encoding MFS transporter, with product MSESTGSEGGTWRSVAVVAGWQTAASLCYYSIFAATGFVRETFGVSESRVGLFLTAALLGYTVSLFPSGAAVDGYGEKRVMTAGLLALGVASVGVTLAPTYALLLLAGALLGAAYSTAMPGTNRGIVAGAPRGRANLAMGLKQVGVTAGSGVSSLLITGIAAIAAWQVGFWAVAVLAGVYAVGFGVVYRGKAGTGEVTWPEMGGLASNRAYVALVAAGFFLGASIFSMLGYTVLYVQDVVGTGAAVAGAVLAATQVTGSVGRIGAGTLADRLGGARGAATVALAQLVGGAALFAVLVNGGDSLLVTAAVFVGLGVTIHGSTGVFYSCLSDVVDADDIGAATAGGQTGLNTGGLLAPPAFGLIVESAWGYDAAWAFVTALAVTGAALLFVVRRRV from the coding sequence GTGAGCGAGTCGACGGGGAGCGAGGGCGGGACGTGGCGGAGCGTCGCCGTCGTCGCCGGGTGGCAGACGGCCGCCAGCCTCTGTTACTACAGCATCTTCGCCGCGACGGGGTTCGTCCGGGAGACGTTCGGCGTCTCGGAGTCGCGGGTGGGGCTGTTTCTCACCGCCGCGCTCCTCGGCTACACGGTGTCGCTGTTTCCCAGCGGCGCCGCCGTCGACGGCTACGGCGAGAAGCGCGTGATGACGGCCGGTCTGCTCGCACTGGGCGTCGCCTCCGTCGGCGTGACGCTGGCGCCGACGTACGCGCTGTTGCTCCTCGCGGGCGCGCTGTTGGGCGCCGCGTACTCGACGGCGATGCCGGGGACGAACCGCGGCATCGTCGCCGGCGCACCGCGGGGGCGAGCGAACCTCGCCATGGGACTGAAACAGGTCGGCGTCACCGCCGGGAGCGGCGTCTCCTCGCTTCTCATCACCGGTATCGCGGCGATAGCGGCGTGGCAGGTGGGATTCTGGGCCGTCGCCGTCCTCGCGGGCGTCTACGCCGTCGGCTTCGGCGTCGTCTACCGGGGGAAGGCGGGGACGGGCGAGGTGACGTGGCCCGAGATGGGCGGACTCGCATCGAATCGGGCGTACGTGGCGCTGGTCGCCGCGGGGTTCTTCCTCGGGGCGTCCATCTTCTCGATGCTCGGCTACACCGTCCTCTACGTGCAGGACGTGGTGGGCACCGGCGCCGCCGTCGCGGGCGCGGTGCTCGCGGCGACGCAGGTGACGGGCAGCGTCGGCCGCATCGGCGCGGGGACGCTCGCGGACCGACTCGGCGGCGCGCGCGGCGCCGCCACCGTCGCCCTCGCGCAACTCGTCGGCGGGGCGGCGCTGTTCGCCGTCCTCGTGAACGGCGGCGACTCACTCCTCGTCACCGCGGCGGTGTTCGTCGGCCTCGGCGTCACCATCCACGGGTCGACGGGCGTGTTCTACTCCTGTCTGAGCGACGTCGTCGACGCCGACGACATCGGCGCGGCGACGGCGGGCGGGCAGACGGGGCTGAACACCGGCGGACTGCTCGCGCCGCCCGCCTTCGGCCTCATCGTCGAGTCGGCGTGGGGGTACGACGCCGCGTGGGCGTTCGTCACCGCACTGGCCGTCACGGGCGCCGCCCTCCTGTTCGTCGTCAGGCGGCGGGTGTGA
- a CDS encoding DHH family phosphoesterase yields MSADGVAESEAPVPEMEDHAADCAARLRAADEVLLASHIDADGLTSAAVAASAFERAGIPFETVFSKQLDEKEVARIAATDYDIVLFTDFGSGQLDIIAEHEAAGDFEPVIADHHQPADADTEFHLNPLRFGVDGASELSGAGASYVLARALESEPGTNRDLAALAVVGAVGDMQNSQGGLHGANAGIVADGVEAGVLEEATDLAIYGRQTRPLPKFLEYASDVRIPGVSNDQNGAIQFLSDLDLDLKSDGEWRRWVDLSMAERKTVVSALMRRAIASGVPAKRIEELVGTTYSLLDEEEGTELRDVSEFSTLLNATARYERADVGLAVCLGDRGEALDRARKLLRNHRRNLSEGLQWVKNEGVTVEENVQWFDAGTRIRETIVGIVAGMAVGAAGIRGDVPILAFAEKSADEVKVSARGTHALVREGLDLSAVMREASRAVGGDGGGHDVAAGATIPAGTREAFLREADRIVGEQLE; encoded by the coding sequence ATGAGCGCGGACGGCGTCGCGGAGTCGGAGGCACCGGTACCGGAGATGGAAGACCACGCCGCCGACTGCGCGGCGCGGTTGCGCGCGGCCGACGAGGTGCTCCTCGCCTCCCACATCGACGCCGACGGCCTGACCAGCGCCGCCGTCGCCGCCTCCGCCTTCGAACGCGCCGGAATCCCGTTCGAGACCGTCTTCTCGAAGCAGTTGGACGAGAAGGAAGTAGCGCGAATCGCCGCCACCGACTACGACATCGTCCTCTTCACCGACTTCGGCAGCGGCCAGTTGGACATCATCGCGGAACACGAGGCTGCGGGCGACTTCGAACCCGTCATCGCCGACCACCACCAACCCGCGGACGCGGACACCGAGTTCCACCTCAATCCGCTCAGATTCGGCGTCGACGGCGCCTCCGAACTGTCCGGCGCGGGCGCGAGTTACGTCCTCGCGCGGGCGCTCGAATCCGAACCGGGGACGAACCGCGACTTAGCGGCGTTAGCCGTCGTCGGCGCCGTCGGGGACATGCAGAACTCGCAGGGGGGGTTGCACGGCGCGAACGCCGGAATCGTCGCCGACGGCGTCGAAGCCGGCGTCCTCGAAGAGGCGACCGACCTCGCCATCTACGGCCGACAGACGCGCCCGCTCCCGAAGTTCCTGGAGTACGCGAGCGACGTGCGCATCCCCGGCGTCTCGAACGACCAGAACGGGGCGATTCAGTTCCTCTCGGACCTCGATTTGGACCTCAAATCGGACGGCGAGTGGCGCCGGTGGGTCGACCTCTCGATGGCCGAGCGCAAGACGGTGGTGAGCGCGCTGATGCGCCGCGCCATCGCCTCGGGCGTGCCCGCGAAGCGCATCGAGGAACTCGTCGGGACGACCTACTCGCTGTTGGACGAAGAGGAGGGCACCGAACTCCGCGACGTGAGCGAGTTCTCCACCCTTCTCAACGCCACCGCGCGGTACGAACGCGCGGACGTGGGACTGGCGGTCTGTCTCGGCGACAGGGGCGAGGCGCTCGACCGGGCGCGGAAACTGCTCAGGAACCACCGGCGGAACCTCTCGGAGGGGCTCCAGTGGGTGAAAAACGAGGGCGTCACCGTCGAGGAGAACGTCCAGTGGTTCGACGCCGGGACGCGAATCCGCGAGACCATCGTCGGCATCGTCGCCGGGATGGCCGTCGGCGCGGCGGGCATCCGCGGCGACGTCCCCATCCTCGCGTTCGCGGAGAAGTCGGCCGACGAGGTGAAGGTGTCCGCGCGGGGGACGCACGCTCTCGTCCGGGAGGGACTCGACCTCTCGGCGGTGATGCGGGAGGCGTCGCGCGCCGTCGGCGGCGACGGCGGCGGACACGACGTGGCCGCCGGCGCGACCATCCCCGCGGGGACCCGCGAGGCGTTCCTCCGGGAGGCGGACCGCATCGTCGGCGAGCAGTTGGAATGA
- the hemL gene encoding glutamate-1-semialdehyde 2,1-aminomutase, producing the protein MNHDESRSLYDRALSVMPGGVNSSVRATRPYPFFVERGDGAHVVDADGNRYLDYAMGYGPLLYGHDMPEPVRSAVQSHASEGPMYGAPTEIEVEHAEFVARHVPSVEMIRFVNSGTEATVSAVRLARGYTGRDKIVVMQGGYHGAQESTLVEGEPGDVHPSTSGIPEAFAEHTIPVPFNDFETMNRVFEEHGEDIAAVLTEPILGNNGIVLPVDGYLEHLRDVTEEHDSLLIFDEVITGFRVGGLQCAQGKYGVTPDVTTFGKIIGGGFPVGAIGGKSEILEQFSPAGPVFQSGTFSGHPVTMAAGYEYLKFAAENDVYEHVNRLGEKLRRGITDIVEDQAPAYTVVGTDSMFKTVFTREAPSDLSDACEAGCEQRPDCPRYDHCPKDASDIQSAETERWERIFWQEMKDRGIFLTANQFESQFVSYAHTDEDIEETLEAYKEAL; encoded by the coding sequence ATGAACCACGACGAGTCCCGTTCGCTGTACGACCGGGCGCTGTCGGTCATGCCGGGTGGCGTGAACTCCTCGGTGCGGGCGACGCGACCCTACCCCTTCTTCGTCGAACGCGGCGACGGCGCGCACGTCGTCGACGCCGACGGCAACCGCTATCTCGACTACGCGATGGGCTACGGCCCCCTGCTGTACGGCCACGACATGCCGGAGCCAGTTCGTTCAGCCGTCCAGTCGCACGCCTCGGAGGGGCCAATGTACGGCGCACCGACCGAGATAGAGGTCGAACACGCCGAGTTCGTCGCGCGACACGTCCCCTCCGTCGAGATGATACGCTTCGTCAACTCGGGCACCGAGGCCACCGTCTCGGCCGTCCGCCTCGCCCGCGGTTACACCGGCCGCGACAAGATAGTCGTCATGCAGGGCGGCTACCACGGCGCGCAGGAGTCGACGCTCGTCGAGGGCGAACCGGGCGACGTCCACCCGAGCACCAGCGGCATCCCCGAGGCGTTCGCCGAGCACACGATTCCGGTGCCGTTCAACGACTTCGAGACGATGAACCGGGTGTTCGAAGAACACGGCGAGGACATCGCCGCCGTCCTCACCGAACCCATCCTCGGCAACAACGGCATCGTCCTGCCCGTCGACGGCTACCTCGAACACCTGCGGGACGTGACCGAAGAGCACGACTCGCTCCTGATATTCGACGAGGTCATCACCGGGTTCCGCGTCGGCGGCCTCCAGTGCGCGCAGGGGAAGTACGGCGTCACGCCCGACGTGACCACGTTCGGGAAGATAATCGGCGGCGGGTTCCCCGTCGGCGCCATCGGCGGAAAATCGGAGATACTCGAGCAGTTCTCGCCCGCCGGCCCCGTCTTCCAGTCGGGGACGTTCTCGGGCCACCCGGTGACGATGGCCGCGGGCTACGAGTACCTGAAGTTCGCCGCCGAGAACGACGTGTACGAGCACGTGAACCGCCTCGGAGAGAAGCTTCGACGGGGAATCACGGACATCGTCGAGGACCAAGCGCCCGCGTACACCGTCGTCGGGACGGATTCGATGTTCAAGACGGTGTTCACGCGCGAGGCGCCGTCGGACCTCTCCGACGCCTGCGAGGCCGGGTGCGAACAGCGTCCCGACTGCCCGCGCTACGACCACTGCCCGAAGGACGCCTCGGACATTCAAAGCGCCGAGACGGAGCGCTGGGAGCGCATCTTCTGGCAGGAGATGAAAGACCGGGGCATCTTCCTCACCGCGAACCAGTTCGAGTCGCAGTTCGTCTCCTACGCGCACACCGACGAGGATATCGAGGAGACGTTGGAGGCGTACAAGGAGGCGCTCTAG
- a CDS encoding YhjD/YihY/BrkB family envelope integrity protein, with protein MSRLAEAFRVVLAVARGVREHEVEYPAASLAYYGFISLFPLLVLVLAVLSQPAAEAIRTATPSYLTPSTRQLVYEATADQTGRTGAIVLSGVVLLWSGTHLTLGFRSVVERAEGTDGGSFLALLRDAVCIVGSLGLAVVSIVFASAFFSTFLPPSAVVGVGLFTVLTVVFLPLYYVPSRLVTSLRAALPGAVLAAAGWAALLGVVHLYSVNADQYAVFGAISGIIIVLTSVYSGAMLLFVGVVLNATLASRRRSAA; from the coding sequence ATGTCGCGCCTCGCCGAGGCGTTTCGCGTCGTGCTCGCCGTCGCCAGAGGCGTCCGCGAACACGAGGTCGAGTACCCGGCGGCGTCGCTGGCGTACTACGGGTTCATCTCGCTGTTCCCCCTCCTCGTGTTGGTGCTGGCGGTGCTGAGCCAACCGGCCGCCGAGGCGATTCGGACGGCGACCCCGTCGTATCTCACCCCGAGCACGCGGCAGTTGGTGTACGAGGCGACGGCCGACCAGACCGGGCGGACCGGGGCCATCGTGCTGTCCGGCGTCGTCCTCCTGTGGAGCGGAACGCACCTCACGCTCGGCTTCCGTTCGGTCGTCGAGCGCGCGGAGGGGACCGACGGCGGGTCGTTCTTGGCCCTCCTCCGCGACGCCGTCTGCATCGTCGGGTCGCTGGGGCTGGCGGTGGTGTCCATCGTCTTCGCCAGCGCCTTCTTCTCGACGTTTCTGCCGCCGTCGGCCGTCGTGGGCGTCGGTCTGTTCACCGTCCTGACCGTCGTGTTCCTTCCCCTCTACTACGTGCCCTCCCGACTCGTCACCTCGCTCCGCGCGGCGCTTCCGGGGGCGGTTCTCGCCGCCGCGGGGTGGGCGGCGCTGCTCGGCGTCGTGCATCTCTACTCGGTCAACGCCGACCAGTACGCCGTCTTCGGCGCCATCAGCGGCATCATCATCGTCCTCACGAGCGTCTACTCCGGGGCGATGCTCCTCTTCGTCGGCGTCGTTCTCAACGCGACGCTCGCCTCGCGGCGCCGGAGCGCCGCCTGA
- the hemC gene encoding hydroxymethylbilane synthase, with protein MKRGTLRLATRGSDLALRQAASVRDALADRRFDVELVEVDTRGDRIRDELIHRLGKTGAFVRALDEEVLDGELDAAVHSMKDMPTEQPSDLVVAGVPERAAAGDLLLTTDGTELEDLPPESVVGTSSLRRKAQILAARPDLEVEPLRGNVDTRVEKLLAPTLQREHEARVDDDREKKGNAAEAKASGEEYETEFDRSIDEWFNGLDEIERRALERDVETEYDAIVLAEAGLQRSGLLHRVDYQRLPPSEFVPSPGQGAIAVTARRDHESLDRMRDALDDPRTRVTTTVERTVLAELGGGCIAPIGVHAKLQGEYVHVTARVLSEDGEEEVKANRDLPVRDHANAAAEFAADLADRGADDLIAAAREEADADEVGGGAREETDDDRSELDDVEPEHDEA; from the coding sequence ATGAAACGCGGGACGCTCCGACTGGCGACGCGAGGGTCAGACCTCGCGCTCCGGCAGGCGGCGAGTGTGCGCGACGCCCTCGCCGACCGCCGGTTCGACGTTGAACTCGTGGAGGTGGACACGCGCGGCGACCGGATACGCGACGAACTCATCCACCGACTCGGCAAGACCGGCGCGTTCGTCCGCGCCCTCGACGAGGAGGTGCTCGACGGGGAGTTGGACGCCGCCGTCCACTCGATGAAGGACATGCCGACCGAACAGCCCTCGGACCTCGTCGTCGCCGGCGTCCCCGAACGCGCCGCGGCGGGCGACCTGCTCCTCACGACCGACGGGACGGAATTGGAGGACCTCCCTCCGGAATCGGTCGTCGGCACCTCTTCGCTCCGGCGGAAGGCGCAGATTCTCGCCGCGCGGCCCGATCTGGAGGTCGAACCCCTGCGCGGCAACGTCGACACCCGCGTCGAGAAACTGCTCGCGCCGACGCTCCAACGGGAACACGAGGCCCGCGTCGACGACGACAGGGAGAAGAAGGGCAACGCCGCCGAGGCGAAGGCGTCGGGCGAGGAGTACGAGACGGAGTTCGACCGCTCCATCGACGAGTGGTTCAACGGCTTAGACGAGATAGAGCGCCGGGCGCTGGAACGCGACGTGGAGACGGAGTACGACGCAATCGTCCTCGCGGAGGCCGGCCTCCAGCGGTCGGGGCTGCTCCACCGCGTCGACTACCAGCGCCTCCCGCCGAGCGAGTTCGTCCCCTCGCCCGGACAGGGCGCCATCGCCGTCACCGCCCGCCGCGACCACGAGAGCCTCGACCGGATGCGCGACGCCCTCGACGACCCGCGGACGCGCGTGACGACCACCGTAGAGCGAACGGTGCTCGCGGAACTCGGCGGCGGATGCATCGCGCCCATCGGCGTCCACGCGAAACTCCAAGGGGAGTACGTCCACGTCACCGCGCGCGTCCTCTCGGAGGACGGCGAGGAGGAGGTGAAAGCGAACCGGGACCTGCCGGTGCGGGACCACGCGAACGCGGCCGCGGAGTTCGCCGCCGACCTCGCCGACCGCGGGGCGGACGACCTCATCGCCGCGGCGCGCGAGGAGGCCGACGCCGACGAAGTGGGCGGCGGCGCGCGCGAGGAGACGGACGACGACCGCAGCGAACTCGACGACGTCGAACCCGAGCACGACGAGGCCTGA
- the cobA gene encoding uroporphyrinogen-III C-methyltransferase produces MVGKVYLVGSGPGDPDLLTVKAKRLLETADVVLHDKLPGPEILGAIPEGKREDVGKRAGGEWTPQEYTNRRMVELAREGKTVVRLKGGDPFVFGRGGEEMEHLASEEIPFEVVPGITSAIAGPGTAGIPVTHREHASSVSFVTGHEDPTKEESAIDWNALAATGGTIVVLMGVGGLPDYTEALLDAGMSPETPVALVERATRPEMRVATGTLGNIVSVRDESEIEPPAITVIGDVAGTRERVVEFLGNRTGDSDADGNDTLADGDEGAEPEEDE; encoded by the coding sequence ATGGTCGGGAAGGTGTACCTCGTCGGCAGCGGTCCGGGCGACCCGGACCTCCTGACGGTGAAGGCGAAGCGACTGCTCGAAACCGCAGACGTGGTGCTGCACGACAAGCTTCCCGGCCCGGAGATTCTCGGCGCGATTCCCGAGGGGAAGCGCGAGGACGTCGGCAAGCGCGCGGGCGGGGAGTGGACGCCGCAGGAGTACACGAACCGCCGGATGGTCGAACTCGCCCGCGAGGGGAAGACCGTCGTGCGCCTGAAGGGCGGCGACCCGTTCGTGTTCGGCCGCGGCGGCGAGGAGATGGAGCACTTAGCGTCGGAGGAAATCCCCTTCGAGGTGGTGCCCGGCATCACCTCGGCCATCGCCGGCCCCGGAACCGCGGGCATCCCGGTCACCCACCGCGAGCACGCCTCCTCCGTCTCGTTCGTCACGGGTCACGAGGACCCGACGAAAGAGGAGTCCGCGATAGACTGGAACGCCCTCGCCGCCACCGGGGGGACCATCGTCGTCCTGATGGGCGTCGGCGGCCTGCCCGACTACACGGAGGCCCTCCTCGACGCCGGGATGAGCCCCGAGACGCCCGTCGCCCTCGTCGAACGCGCGACGCGACCCGAGATGCGGGTCGCGACCGGCACGTTGGGGAACATCGTCTCGGTGCGCGACGAGTCGGAGATAGAACCCCCCGCCATCACGGTCATCGGCGACGTGGCCGGGACGCGCGAGAGAGTGGTCGAGTTCCTGGGGAACCGAACGGGCGACTCTGACGCAGACGGGAACGACACCCTCGCTGACGGCGACGAGGGCGCCGAACCGGAGGAGGACGAGTGA